A genome region from Helicobacter sp. 11S03491-1 includes the following:
- a CDS encoding methyl-accepting chemotaxis protein — protein sequence MFGNNKNLQLQITQQNVQIEHLQKEIETYKSVANFALAEIVVGIKNAKIVYKNENASKISNLEEIIPHLREDIKTLSVKGHDFKVKSKNINNIAYYSLLEINFLFEKNDGLDIFQTYHKSIKDGVLEAQSSFQSILTESKGILEKATQAEQEGIQGLNISTKASQNVNHLYEKMQNATMLVNSLTQRSNEITNVISLIDDIAEQTNLLALNAAIEAARAGDHGRGFAVVADEVRKLAEKTQKATKEIAIVVKSMQQEASDIQTSTDETNHITENVKASIDEIYQMVDNLKSGAQLAKYAIYNSNNQIFCSLAKLDHTVYKNNLYALLFRISDSFNQVQHQNCRLGKWYFEGDGKKYFSSTSGYKNLDGFHIVVHTEANALAKSLTEDTTLPSKEFIDQKITMMENASAGVMKSINEMLHEKKEDIDRIIENLLSQQK from the coding sequence ATGTTTGGAAATAATAAAAATTTGCAATTGCAAATAACGCAACAGAATGTCCAAATAGAACATCTTCAAAAAGAAATTGAAACCTATAAATCGGTGGCAAATTTTGCTTTGGCAGAAATTGTTGTGGGGATTAAAAATGCAAAAATAGTGTATAAAAATGAAAATGCTTCAAAAATTTCTAATCTTGAAGAAATCATTCCTCATCTAAGAGAAGACATAAAAACGCTCTCCGTTAAAGGTCATGACTTTAAAGTAAAAAGCAAAAATATTAATAATATTGCTTACTATTCCTTATTGGAAATTAATTTTTTATTTGAGAAAAATGATGGGTTAGATATTTTTCAAACTTACCATAAAAGCATTAAAGATGGTGTGCTCGAAGCTCAAAGTTCATTCCAAAGTATTTTAACTGAAAGCAAGGGCATTTTAGAAAAAGCCACACAAGCAGAGCAAGAAGGCATACAAGGACTGAATATAAGCACCAAAGCATCACAAAATGTCAATCATCTTTATGAAAAAATGCAAAATGCCACAATGCTTGTAAATTCTCTGACGCAACGGAGTAATGAAATCACCAATGTTATCTCACTCATTGATGATATTGCGGAACAAACCAATCTTTTGGCACTCAATGCAGCAATTGAAGCAGCACGGGCAGGCGATCACGGTAGAGGGTTTGCCGTTGTAGCTGATGAAGTAAGGAAACTTGCTGAAAAAACTCAAAAAGCCACCAAAGAAATAGCTATAGTTGTGAAATCTATGCAACAAGAAGCTAGCGATATTCAAACCAGCACAGATGAGACAAACCATATCACTGAAAATGTTAAAGCAAGTATTGATGAAATTTATCAAATGGTAGATAACCTCAAAAGTGGGGCACAACTTGCCAAATATGCAATATATAATTCAAACAATCAAATATTTTGTTCTTTAGCAAAGCTTGATCATACCGTTTATAAAAACAATCTCTATGCCCTTTTATTTAGAATATCTGATTCTTTCAATCAAGTCCAACATCAAAATTGCCGTTTGGGCAAATGGTATTTTGAAGGAGATGGAAAGAAATATTTCTCATCAACATCAGGGTATAAAAATCTTGATGGCTTCCATATTGTTGTCCATACTGAAGCCAACGCACTTGCTAAATCTTTGACGGAAGACACTACCTTGCCATCCAAAGAATTTATTGATCAAAAAATCACCATGATGGAAAATGCAAGCGCGGGAGTAATGAAAAGCATTAATGAAATGCTTCATGAGAAAAAAGAAGATATTGATAGAATTATAGAGAATCTTTTAAGCCAACAGAAATAA
- a CDS encoding glycosyltransferase, producing MKIKIFCEAGYSYGLGHLKRCVRLKNLLLPFYPDISIYYDGEKIPHERQHCQWSNQAIFFDLLTDTDIAIIDSYQAGLDFYRQASEKTKRLIILDDNCRLHYPQNAIILNGALNAQTLYPTTKNHLCGIEFAIIDKQFFCIKTPQKNVQNILITFGGSDCGQMSQKVVHLIENRPYTNHIVLPLNHKQHIPPLNKNKIYQNISSSKMADLMKQCDIAISAGGGTLNELAMSHVPTLIIPTASNQIFQSQQWALKGVMKITSLKNLNIDLDTIIPMQTRKEMILKSHSIIFGNLLLENLLAIISASKS from the coding sequence ATGAAAATTAAAATATTCTGTGAAGCAGGATACTCTTATGGTCTGGGACATTTGAAACGATGTGTGCGTCTTAAAAATCTCTTGCTCCCTTTCTACCCGGATATCAGTATTTATTATGATGGAGAAAAAATACCCCATGAGAGACAACATTGCCAATGGAGCAATCAAGCAATATTTTTTGATCTACTCACAGACACAGATATTGCCATTATTGACAGCTATCAAGCCGGTTTGGATTTCTACCGACAAGCCTCTGAAAAGACCAAAAGACTCATTATTTTAGATGACAATTGTCGTCTTCATTACCCCCAAAATGCCATTATTCTCAATGGCGCCCTCAATGCCCAAACCCTTTATCCAACGACAAAAAATCATCTTTGCGGTATTGAATTTGCCATCATAGATAAGCAATTCTTTTGCATCAAAACCCCTCAAAAAAATGTTCAAAATATACTCATCACTTTTGGAGGGAGCGATTGTGGGCAAATGAGTCAAAAAGTGGTTCATCTCATTGAGAATAGACCTTATACAAACCATATTGTTCTCCCCTTGAATCACAAACAACACATTCCACCATTAAACAAGAACAAAATTTATCAAAACATCTCTTCATCGAAAATGGCAGATTTAATGAAACAATGTGATATAGCCATATCAGCAGGAGGGGGTACGCTCAATGAATTAGCCATGTCCCATGTCCCCACTCTTATTATCCCAACAGCTTCCAATCAAATATTTCAAAGCCAACAATGGGCATTAAAAGGTGTGATGAAAATAACAAGTTTAAAAAATTTGAATATAGATTTAGATACAATTATACCTATGCAAACAAGAAAAGAAATGATTCTAAAATCTCACTCAATTATTTTTGGCAATTTGCTTCTGGAGAATTTATTGGCTATTATTTCTGCAAGCAAGAGTTAG
- the pseH gene encoding UDP-4-amino-4,6-dideoxy-N-acetyl-beta-L-altrosamine N-acetyltransferase, with amino-acid sequence MNFFIQDIYALDFTQMTLEDSMAVLEFRNHLDVAKWMYSKNISKKSHLKFISELKQNPSNHYWLFKKNQTYLGVGSITRINLTHKHAYLGIYKNPHLLNVGKDILKCLEQIGFKEFKLHSLHLEVIQTNQKAIAFYKKHHYTYEGKLIDFVYQNNNYQNVLIYGKRNPNA; translated from the coding sequence ATGAATTTTTTTATTCAAGATATTTATGCGCTTGATTTTACACAAATGACTCTTGAGGATTCTATGGCTGTTTTGGAATTCAGGAATCATTTAGATGTTGCAAAATGGATGTATTCAAAAAATATCTCTAAAAAATCTCATTTAAAATTTATTTCAGAACTCAAGCAAAATCCTTCAAACCATTACTGGTTATTTAAAAAAAATCAAACATACCTTGGTGTAGGATCTATTACACGCATTAACCTCACTCATAAACATGCTTATCTGGGAATTTATAAAAATCCTCATCTTTTAAACGTAGGCAAAGATATTCTTAAATGCCTGGAACAAATTGGATTCAAAGAATTCAAATTGCATTCATTACATTTGGAAGTTATTCAAACCAATCAAAAAGCTATTGCCTTTTATAAAAAACATCATTATACCTATGAGGGCAAACTCATTGATTTTGTTTATCAAAACAATAATTATCAAAATGTCCTTATTTATGGCAAAAGGAATCCTAATGCATAG
- the pseI gene encoding pseudaminic acid synthase yields MHRPMIIAELSANHNQNLEIAKESILAIKECGADGVKLQTYTPKCLTLNSQNKDFQINSGTPWDGKTLYELYEEAYMPWQWHEELFRLARDIGIEIFSSPFSLEALDLLESLDCPMYKIASFEITDIDLIYHVAKTKKPIILSTGIAGDDEIKDALLACKEAQNNDITLLKCTSSYPAPIQEANLLSMPELGKKYGVKYGLSDHTKGYLSPIIATSLGAVMIEKHFILDKSFNTPDSAFSMDKKEFQEMVEKVRQCTLALGEKNPQPDMIKLHNQRKFARSLFVCENIKKGQPLTYQNIRSLRPNNGIAPKYLKKILGKKALKDLPFGKPLEFGDFI; encoded by the coding sequence ATGCATAGACCTATGATCATTGCAGAACTCAGCGCTAACCATAATCAAAATTTAGAAATTGCCAAAGAATCTATCCTGGCTATCAAAGAATGTGGGGCTGATGGTGTCAAACTCCAAACTTATACCCCAAAATGTCTTACCCTCAATTCTCAAAATAAAGATTTTCAAATCAACTCCGGCACTCCATGGGATGGAAAAACACTTTATGAACTCTATGAAGAGGCTTATATGCCTTGGCAATGGCATGAAGAACTCTTTAGACTTGCTCGAGATATAGGGATTGAAATCTTTAGCTCTCCTTTTAGTTTAGAGGCTTTGGATCTTTTAGAATCTCTAGATTGTCCTATGTATAAAATCGCAAGTTTTGAAATTACTGATATTGACCTTATTTACCATGTAGCCAAAACCAAAAAGCCTATTATCCTTTCTACAGGTATTGCCGGTGATGATGAGATTAAAGATGCTCTTCTTGCTTGCAAAGAGGCTCAAAATAATGATATTACCCTTTTAAAATGCACAAGCTCTTATCCTGCCCCCATTCAAGAAGCTAATCTTCTATCCATGCCTGAATTAGGCAAAAAATATGGGGTTAAATATGGATTATCTGATCATACAAAAGGATATCTGTCTCCTATTATCGCCACAAGCTTAGGGGCAGTAATGATAGAAAAACATTTTATTCTTGATAAATCATTCAATACTCCTGATAGTGCTTTTAGTATGGACAAAAAAGAATTTCAAGAAATGGTAGAAAAAGTCCGTCAATGCACACTTGCACTTGGAGAAAAAAATCCCCAACCTGACATGATTAAACTCCACAATCAACGAAAATTTGCCCGTAGCTTATTTGTCTGTGAAAATATCAAAAAAGGACAGCCCCTTACTTATCAAAATATCCGATCGCTAAGACCCAATAATGGCATAGCACCCAAATACCTCAAAAAAATATTAGGCAAAAAAGCCCTCAAAGACTTGCCTTTTGGGAAGCCTCTTGAATTTGGAGATTTTATTTAA
- a CDS encoding transcriptional repressor produces the protein MQNRLETLESILDRLRISIKKNGLKNSKQREEILSVLYKSGTHLSPEEIASEIKIKDKTTSISSVYRILSFLEKEKFITALEADKSGRRYEIAAKEHHDHIICLNCGDIIEFVDPDIEDRQIKVAKKYNAKLISHNMKLFVLCAKCQKLKT, from the coding sequence ATGCAAAATAGATTAGAAACATTAGAATCTATATTAGATAGATTGCGGATATCTATCAAAAAAAATGGTTTAAAAAACTCTAAACAAAGGGAAGAGATTCTTTCTGTATTATATAAAAGCGGGACACATTTAAGTCCTGAAGAAATTGCTTCTGAGATCAAAATTAAAGATAAGACAACAAGTATTTCTTCAGTTTATAGGATTCTTAGTTTTTTAGAAAAAGAAAAATTTATTACTGCTTTAGAAGCAGATAAAAGCGGGAGAAGATACGAAATTGCTGCCAAAGAGCATCATGATCATATTATTTGCCTTAATTGTGGGGATATTATTGAATTCGTCGATCCTGATATTGAAGATAGACAAATAAAAGTTGCCAAAAAATATAATGCAAAGCTTATTAGCCACAATATGAAGCTTTTTGTGCTTTGCGCAAAATGTCAAAAACTTAAAACTTAA